A genomic stretch from Lepisosteus oculatus isolate fLepOcu1 chromosome 7, fLepOcu1.hap2, whole genome shotgun sequence includes:
- the ccdc59 gene encoding thyroid transcription factor 1-associated protein 26 homolog, whose amino-acid sequence MTSVIDVKNEKRKAHFQKTHPIKSHGHSPGFIKKRKWVADKSKVFEGSVREGQGFAFRRKQKVQYEYKKLLRKERKHESQREVQYSESYPDHLKHLYLAEEEALQKEAKERKKKLIPEQRLPEDEGSVVDPSTVNISASDSFSDRTPPEESKRNSLNPKKLKKKTSYQKTKEEYEMIQAKRAKKRAEAEKNKQQREEALRIYRQKKIETYQILRKKTKKGQPNLNLQMDYLLQKIQDNVKDSK is encoded by the exons ATGACATCTGTGATTGatgtaaagaatgaaaaaagaaaagcccaTTTCCAGAAAACCCATCCAATCAAATCACATGGGCATTCCCCTGGTTTTATCAAAAAACGAAAATGGGTCGCAGACAAATCAAAGGTTTTCGAAGGCAGTGTGAGAGAAG GACAAGGTTTTGCGTtcagaagaaaacagaaagtccaatatgaatataaaaaacTACTCCGTAAGGAAAGAAAACATGAGTCGCAGCGCGAAGTGCAGTATTCAGAAAGCTACCCGGACCACCTGAAACACTTGTACTTGGCGGAGGAAGAGGCTCTTCAAAAGGAAgcaaaggaaaggaaaaagaaattaattcCCGAACAGAGGTTGCCGGAGGATGAGGGGTCTGTAGTTGACCCAAGCACCGTTAATATTAGTGCTTCGGATTCTTTTTCTGACCGAACTCCACCCGAAGAATCAAAAAG AAATAGTTTGAatccaaagaaattaaaaaagaagacCTCctatcaaaaaacaaaagaagagtATGAAATGATCCAGGCTAAACGTGCTAAAAAGAGAGCG GAAGCAGAGAAGAACAAACAACAAAGAGAAGAAGCTCTAAGGATTTACCGACAAAAGAAAATTGAGACTTACCAGATATTAAGAAAGAAGACTAAAAAAGGCCAGCCAAACTTAAATTTACAGATGGATTACTTGCTTCAGAAAATTCAGGACAATGTCAAGGACAGCAAATAA